The Mangifera indica cultivar Alphonso chromosome 19, CATAS_Mindica_2.1, whole genome shotgun sequence nucleotide sequence TGAACTGTGGCCAAGACTACTGTAGAGTTCAATtagattaaaacaatttttaatgttatGGGAGAGAATTAGATTGTTGGAATGGTATAGTaagaaattcaagttttatGCTCCATGCAATGaagacaattttaaaataagggaATCAAATTAGTCTCTAATAAAAGTAAGGATGAAGGCAAATTGTAAGAAATTCAAGACTTGGattgaaaatagaaagaaaaaacaagggTCTAATTAGCCAATGTAGACTAACTATTAGACCAAACTCAAAGTGGGAAATGACATTAATGTTAAAGTGATAATCTGTTGGcaattgttttatctctaataatttatatagacTTTGTTTGGCTATTAATAGTGTTGATTGTCCTTTGAATGGTAAaaatgttggtattaaaagaTCTTTGATTAAAGAGAAGTCATCATTGTTATGGTACAGAAGGCTAAGACATATTTCTAAAGAGAAGGTAAACAAATtgattaaagatgaaatttttttgtccttAGATTTTCAAGATCTAGGGACATGTGTTGAGTGCATAACTGCATAAGGAGAAAATTGACAAagactaaaaaatataattcaactaGGAGTAATAAGCTTTTGGAGCTCATTCATACAAATATTAGTTGGCCTTATTCATCCATCTTATGTAGTGATAAGTATTTCATCATCTTTGTTGATGACTATTCAAGATATgagtatgttttttttattaaagagaaaTTTAGTGTTCTTGAaaagtttaagatttttaaGAAAGAATCAGAGAAACAAACTGGGAAAATCATCAGGGTTGTAAGGTCTTATCAAGGTTAATGCAATCTACATCAAGGTGAAAAACATTGTATGTAGGTCTATTAGTGAATATATGGATCCAAGGTTAACGCTATCTACATCATCTGagtatttgtattaaaaaatgttaccCTCCTTTTGAACAGCCATTGCTGTGCACGGAGAACTTTGAAGCTCTCAAAATTGCGGCAAATGTGTTTACTTACTTTCATCTAAGTTTATAAAATGCCTCACATGATTAAGTAATGGCATTGTAAATGTTTTCAGTGTTGTATATGTCttgaaaaacttaatttaattgttCTAGAACTTGCTGTGGTATATAcggtaaatttaattttgtcaatCTATTGTTCAAATTGATCAGCAGTGACACAATCAttgttgaaaatcaaattatattgcCAATAGTTTTCCATTTCATGCGTGTGACAACgttgaaaatcaaatcaaattagctGGTGCACGTGGTCATTGTTGAAAACTAATGGTTATACTAGTAATGCTTTAAGTCATTGGAATTTCTTGTAAGATGACATAACAGCGAAAATAGCCCGGGTTATTGGTAATGTTTAAAGTCATTGGAATTTCTTGTAAGATGACATAACAGCAATgagaatgttattttttgtCAATGCCGTGCCCCTTGTTCCAATTTATAGAATTGTTGAAATGAAATCACAATTTAAGAAAATCAAAGTCTTTCTTTGGAAGTATTAGGGCCACATCCTCTGTTGAAGCATTTTCCATCATTGACGGCTGTCTCTGGAAGTATAAGTTGCAGTGAAAATGTGACTTTGTCAATGTCTTGTTCAGATATATTTACTGGTTGATAGAGTCATATTGTTGAAAAggaacataaaattaatatgattcaattgaccagaaaaaaagtttaaatattatttatatgagcAGAGAGAGGTGTGTGTAGAACATCTATCAGAAAAATTTCATTTGGGGAAGGTTCCGAAGTAGCATTTCTCTATGACACAATATATTAAGACTTttgcaaaaaaaatttatatatattatcgcTATAGTCAATCTCTAATCTGGACTAAGCATATTCACCAATGAATTCGGAATTCCTTAttcttttgtgtgtgtatatatatatatatattcttgttGGATGACGAAAAGTTTTACCGTAAAAGCAGCCCTTATAATGATGTAATAATactggattttattttattttatttaatcaaaactaAACAACATTCCGCAGCGCCTTTGGAGTCAAAATTTCTTCCCAGATTTTTCTACCCCGTCACTCAAAGTCTCAACTGTCAAGCTTAGCTATAAATACAGGTAAATAAAGCTTGTAGCTAGTAAGAAGCACATATACAATTTtctcattcaaataaaaaaaggaaaagaagaaatggCTCTTGCAATATCCGAAGATCTTGAAATTGTAATTGTTGGTGGAGGCATTTGTGGCCTTGCCACTGCTCTTGCTCTTCACaggtattttttcttttgcGTGTAATTCTTTATTGTTATTACGCATACAACATCTAATTTAATGTTGCAGGAAGGGTTTGAAGAGTGTATTGTTGGAGAAATCAGAAACACTGAGAACAGCAGGAGGTGCCATTGCAATTCAGGCAAATGGGTGGAGAGCTTTGGATGAGCTTGGTGTTGCTTCAAAGCTCAGGCCTAATGCAATTCTGCTTGAAAggttttttttatcatatataaatatatatataataccaaTTACACCAGAAGGCCATCATCATTGATTCCACATTCCTCATGAATGTTGAACACTTTGttgcaaaatatataaaaaaataatttttaagctTAACtaactatcaaaattttaacaattttttaccTATCCCTCCTATTTTCTTCATTACATTCTAGGATTGGTGTAGTTATATTTACCTAATCCAAAACGTAATTAACTTTGATTATTGTAAATACACAGGATACGTGAAATAGTTCTCAATGGTGGCGAGCAACAAGAAGAATTTATCCACTACTcgtaagttttaataattattcagtaatattatctataattataCAGGtacaaatatgataatatataattaaatattattttatctataatttcaatcatatgataatatatcaacgtttatatcatatttatttaattagtgtttgattataaattaatcatttgaaattggaattaataaagAAACTAAATTAATTGGCAGCAATATTGGGGAAACTCGTTGGTTAAAAAGAAGTGATCTAATTGAAGCTCTGGCTGAAGATCTCCCACTTGGCACAATACGCTTTGGATGTCAAATTCTCTCTGTGAAATTGGACACAAACACTTGTTTTCCTATTCTTCAATTGAATAATGGAAATAAAATTAGAGCCaaggtaattttatattttctattatctgataaatttgttatatttaatatgatcaCCTCAGAGAAGATTATTAactatacatatacataaaattttaagtttaattattatgaTGTGATTGCAGATGTTAATTGGATGTGATGGAGCCAACTCTGTTGTTGCTGATTTTCTTGAGTTGAAACCTAAAAAGCTTCACCCTTCAAGTGGAGTGAGAGGATTCACATATTATCCAAATGGGCATGGATATGCCCCTCAGTTACTCCGAACAAGGAGAGGTAACACTTTGTCTGGAGTAGCCCCCGTCACTGATAATCTGCTTTTCTGGTTTGTAAATCACCAATGGCATCCTCAAGGTATGTACTCGTATATCActtcactttttcttttttaattaagtagTGGGTAATTAGGATTTTcttgtcttttctt carries:
- the LOC123203691 gene encoding monooxygenase 1-like translates to MALAISEDLEIVIVGGGICGLATALALHRKGLKSVLLEKSETLRTAGGAIAIQANGWRALDELGVASKLRPNAILLERIREIVLNGGEQQEEFIHYSNIGETRWLKRSDLIEALAEDLPLGTIRFGCQILSVKLDTNTCFPILQLNNGNKIRAKMLIGCDGANSVVADFLELKPKKLHPSSGVRGFTYYPNGHGYAPQLLRTRRGNTLSGVAPVTDNLLFWFVNHQWHPQDSKVMEDPKMIKQMTLQTIKGFPKETIDVVQSCDLSTLHFNNLRYQAPLDILLGRFRKGTVTVAGDSMHAMTPFVGQGGSAAIEDAVVFARCMKRNFQANYNKDFIYKSEEMIEKAMDEYVNERRMRLVKLATQSYLMGYLLDSSSLLFKLIILVLLGVLFRDRYAHVRYNCGKL